In a single window of the Terriglobus roseus genome:
- a CDS encoding aldehyde dehydrogenase family protein, which yields MAPKVITEEQKEQIAEMVTRAKVALDAIKDYDQAKVDRLCQALGWAVANETTFTRLSNKSIDESGLGDRETRPGKRTKVVGVLRDVLRQKSMGIIEEIPEKGIVKYAKPVGVIAALVPVTNAALTEIVTGIFTIKAKNVAIFAPHPAAKNTTIETVNIMREVLKREGVPEDVFQVIEKPSIPVANELMASCDMTVATGGPAMVKAAYSSGKPAYGVGAGNATMVFDETTIPEEAARNTRISKAHDNGSGCSSDGNLVVEATVYDRVLQCLQDEGGYVVSPEEKVKLQAVMWDDERHRTAPTIARGAGVIAELAGFSIPAGKRFLIVPETNIGKEFPFCSEKLSSVLAIFKYNGWENALNMVTEIYKVGGRGHSVGIYSFNDAHIDELARMAPVSRITVRQPQSRANSGSFNNGLAMTSSMGCGIWGGNITNENVVLKHYMQTTWVSRPIAEDRPSDQEIFGDFYNSQTY from the coding sequence ATGGCACCGAAGGTAATTACCGAAGAGCAGAAAGAACAGATTGCAGAGATGGTCACTAGGGCGAAGGTCGCGCTGGACGCCATCAAGGACTACGACCAGGCAAAGGTTGACCGGCTGTGCCAGGCGCTTGGCTGGGCCGTCGCGAATGAGACGACCTTCACACGCCTCTCGAACAAGAGCATCGACGAGAGCGGCCTGGGCGACCGCGAAACACGCCCCGGTAAACGCACCAAGGTCGTCGGTGTTCTGCGCGATGTTCTCCGGCAGAAGAGCATGGGCATCATCGAAGAGATTCCAGAAAAAGGCATCGTCAAGTACGCCAAGCCCGTCGGTGTCATCGCCGCGCTCGTGCCAGTGACCAACGCCGCGCTGACCGAGATCGTGACAGGCATCTTCACCATCAAGGCGAAGAACGTCGCCATCTTTGCACCGCATCCTGCAGCGAAAAACACCACCATCGAAACCGTCAACATCATGCGCGAAGTCCTGAAGCGCGAGGGCGTGCCGGAGGATGTTTTCCAGGTCATCGAGAAGCCGAGCATCCCCGTCGCCAACGAACTCATGGCGTCCTGCGACATGACCGTCGCAACTGGCGGTCCAGCGATGGTGAAGGCGGCCTACAGTTCCGGTAAGCCTGCTTATGGCGTCGGAGCCGGGAACGCCACCATGGTCTTCGATGAGACGACGATTCCCGAGGAGGCTGCGAGGAATACTCGCATCAGTAAGGCGCATGACAATGGCTCCGGCTGCTCATCCGACGGCAACCTCGTTGTCGAGGCCACGGTCTATGACCGCGTGCTGCAATGTCTGCAGGATGAAGGTGGCTACGTCGTCTCGCCGGAAGAGAAGGTCAAGCTACAGGCCGTGATGTGGGATGACGAACGCCACCGCACTGCGCCCACCATCGCACGCGGCGCGGGAGTAATCGCGGAACTGGCGGGCTTCTCGATCCCGGCAGGCAAGCGCTTCCTTATCGTGCCGGAGACCAACATCGGCAAGGAGTTTCCCTTCTGCAGCGAGAAGCTTTCGTCGGTGCTGGCGATCTTCAAGTACAACGGCTGGGAGAATGCGCTGAATATGGTGACCGAGATTTACAAGGTCGGCGGACGCGGCCACTCAGTAGGTATCTACTCGTTCAACGACGCACACATCGACGAGCTGGCACGCATGGCGCCGGTCAGCCGCATTACCGTACGGCAGCCGCAGTCGCGCGCAAACTCGGGCTCGTTCAACAACGGTCTGGCGATGACGTCGAGCATGGGCTGCGGTATCTGGGGTGGCAACATCACCAACGAGAACGTGGTTCTGAAGCACTACATGCAGACCACGTGGGTCAGCCGTCCCATCGCGGAAGATCGCCCATCCGATCAGGAGATCTTCGGCGACTTTTACAACTCGCAGACTTACTAA
- a CDS encoding citryl-CoA lyase: MTEPWRTGITTYDEKNIWVGGYAIGDLMQRATFAETIFLLHAGRMPSKEEGKLLDAILISSADHGPGSPSAATARLACSGNRGSVSSAIAAGILAIGDQHGGAGMECMEVIAEGVGIAKSEDISLEVAAEKLVDNYRARGARVAGMGHRQHTSDPRKAVLFGMAESYGLSGDGVKFMLALEAAVAAKVKPLPINIDGVLAAILFDLGFPPLMGRLIFIIGRTAGLSAEVAEELRREKAMRIKVPVTYDGPAPRELP; encoded by the coding sequence ATGACAGAGCCCTGGCGAACAGGCATTACGACATACGACGAGAAGAACATCTGGGTCGGCGGCTACGCCATTGGCGACCTGATGCAGAGGGCGACCTTCGCAGAAACCATCTTCCTGCTGCACGCGGGCCGCATGCCCAGCAAGGAAGAGGGCAAGTTGCTCGATGCCATCCTGATCTCGTCCGCTGACCACGGCCCGGGGTCTCCCTCCGCCGCAACCGCGCGACTCGCCTGCTCGGGCAATCGCGGCTCCGTCTCCTCTGCCATCGCCGCAGGGATCCTCGCCATAGGCGATCAGCACGGCGGCGCGGGTATGGAGTGCATGGAGGTCATTGCCGAAGGTGTAGGCATTGCGAAGTCCGAAGACATCTCGCTCGAAGTTGCCGCAGAGAAACTCGTCGACAACTACCGCGCTCGTGGTGCTCGCGTGGCGGGGATGGGGCACCGCCAGCACACCAGCGATCCGCGTAAGGCAGTGCTGTTTGGCATGGCGGAGAGCTACGGCCTCTCCGGGGACGGCGTGAAGTTCATGCTGGCACTTGAAGCCGCCGTTGCCGCCAAGGTCAAGCCGCTTCCCATCAACATCGACGGCGTGCTCGCCGCCATCCTCTTCGATCTAGGCTTCCCGCCCTTGATGGGCCGCCTCATCTTCATCATCGGCCGTACCGCAGGCTTGAGCGCGGAAGTGGCGGAAGAGCTTCGGCGGGAGAAGGCCATGCGCATCAAGGTGCCGGTCACCTACGACGGTCCCGCACCACGCGAATTGCCGTAA
- a CDS encoding MFS transporter, protein MIVQKPTHASPAAPDSAGRSHPPALLSWSIWALAATFYLSGFYQRVSPAVMTDELMRTFSIGAASLGNLSAFYYYSYLAMQIPTGILIDSWGARKLLISGSIAAAVGTMLFASTDNFALACLGRLIIGAASAVGWVTLLTLATHWFPAKRFAMLSGLGLLFGNLGALFAQVPLRLAIQSFGWRPVVFVSAIVVLSIGLLAFFFVKNDPVDVGFATYAPADVHRGDSSFVERLKGFGRIFGFRNTWLIFLAQGGIVGSILSFTGLWGSPYLRSRFGLQQTVAAEVCSVMIVCWAVASPLCGALSDRIGRRKPIYVAGVATALLGWIAMFYTPNLPLAGFIAIAAVTSVASGSVVIGFAYAKESVPPQYLGSISGTVNIGNMIGPTLLTPAIGAVLDRHWTGQLIKGAHVYGVHAYELAFLLMIGWLTLSTILLSLTRETGCEQC, encoded by the coding sequence TTGATCGTACAGAAGCCGACACACGCATCCCCCGCGGCCCCGGACAGCGCAGGCCGTAGTCACCCGCCCGCCCTGCTCTCGTGGTCGATTTGGGCCCTCGCTGCAACCTTTTATCTTTCTGGTTTCTACCAGCGCGTATCGCCCGCTGTTATGACGGACGAGCTGATGCGCACCTTCTCCATCGGTGCCGCAAGCCTTGGGAACCTGTCGGCTTTCTATTACTACTCGTACCTTGCAATGCAGATCCCCACGGGCATCCTGATCGATTCGTGGGGCGCACGCAAACTTCTCATCAGCGGTTCGATCGCTGCGGCGGTAGGGACCATGCTGTTTGCGTCTACGGATAACTTTGCGCTGGCATGCCTTGGCCGGCTGATCATTGGTGCGGCGTCTGCGGTGGGTTGGGTCACACTGCTGACGCTGGCGACGCACTGGTTTCCGGCAAAGCGTTTCGCCATGCTGTCCGGCCTGGGCCTGCTCTTCGGCAACCTGGGTGCGCTGTTCGCGCAGGTGCCGCTACGCCTGGCCATTCAGAGCTTCGGGTGGCGGCCGGTGGTCTTCGTCTCTGCCATCGTAGTGCTCAGCATTGGCTTGCTCGCCTTCTTCTTCGTGAAGAACGATCCGGTCGATGTGGGCTTCGCGACGTATGCACCCGCTGATGTTCATCGGGGAGACTCGTCCTTCGTGGAACGGCTGAAGGGCTTTGGGCGCATCTTCGGTTTTCGCAATACGTGGCTCATCTTTCTGGCGCAGGGCGGCATCGTCGGTTCGATCCTGTCCTTCACCGGTCTCTGGGGCTCGCCTTATCTCCGCTCCCGATTCGGTCTGCAACAGACCGTGGCCGCAGAAGTTTGCTCCGTCATGATCGTCTGCTGGGCCGTGGCCAGCCCGCTGTGTGGCGCACTGTCCGATCGCATTGGTCGCCGCAAGCCGATCTATGTTGCCGGCGTTGCGACCGCGTTACTCGGCTGGATCGCCATGTTCTACACACCAAACCTGCCGCTTGCCGGCTTCATCGCCATCGCGGCAGTGACCAGCGTCGCCAGCGGCTCGGTGGTCATCGGGTTCGCTTACGCCAAAGAATCAGTGCCGCCACAGTACCTTGGCTCCATCTCGGGAACGGTGAACATCGGCAATATGATCGGGCCGACACTGCTGACGCCTGCAATCGGCGCGGTACTGGATCGCCACTGGACGGGCCAGCTGATCAAAGGTGCGCACGTCTACGGCGTGCATGCGTACGAGCTCGCCTTCCTGTTGATGATTGGATGGCTCACACTCTCCACGATCCTTCTGAGCCTGACGCGGGAGACCGGCTGCGAGCAGTGCTAG
- a CDS encoding thiamine pyrophosphate-binding protein produces MIPTITDAPIAPAKPYGHVLTKVPPAPKEGYRIAAYQLVDYLELLGVEVVFGLCGHTVIAVLDALGKNPKVKFITTRHEQTAAHAADGYARASGKVGVVLSHLGPGLTNAATGVANAALDSVPMVVIAGDVPSYYYGRHPHQEVNLHADADQSQIYRPFCKRVYRVDRVEDLPRAVERAFYLAQSGRPGPVLVDVPMDIFSADLKEGSFSKTPPRLSKQAIDPDSVEYILDALATAERPVLYAGGGVISSKATKELQALAEALELPVAHTLMGKACMPEKHPLLMGQTGFWGIPVSNEMCREADLILAVGTRLAEANSSSWEPEFTFDSPRLIHIDIDIPEIGRNYQTELGVIADAKVALAELARAAQGRKHVERPGMRERIAKARKEFSDLWADEWTSNQFPLRPERILAELRKAVPEDGFIVTDVGWNKNGVAQQFDFPVPGTFITPSGLATMGFGPAAVLGVKFAQPNRVALALIGDGAFSSNPGIVATAMEAGLACIWLVMDNSAFGTIAGLEKMHYGWSFGCLFECNGETYHVDYAAIARAYGARGVAIKSAAELGPALEEAIASGMPTVIQVPMENAPTPTPGHWNINDIYRNGQ; encoded by the coding sequence ATGATCCCCACGATTACCGACGCCCCGATCGCTCCCGCAAAGCCATACGGCCATGTTTTGACTAAGGTTCCACCTGCTCCGAAAGAGGGTTACCGCATTGCCGCCTATCAGCTGGTCGATTACCTCGAGTTACTTGGTGTGGAGGTAGTCTTCGGACTCTGCGGACATACGGTGATCGCAGTTCTGGATGCGCTGGGAAAAAATCCGAAAGTGAAGTTCATTACCACGCGCCACGAGCAGACGGCGGCACACGCGGCAGACGGTTACGCGCGCGCCTCTGGCAAGGTGGGTGTCGTCCTCAGCCACCTTGGACCAGGACTTACAAATGCCGCCACCGGCGTTGCGAATGCCGCACTGGACTCCGTGCCGATGGTCGTCATCGCGGGCGACGTGCCGTCTTACTACTACGGCCGTCATCCGCACCAGGAAGTGAATCTTCATGCGGACGCTGATCAAAGCCAGATCTACCGGCCTTTCTGCAAACGCGTCTATCGCGTCGATCGCGTGGAAGATCTGCCACGCGCGGTGGAGCGTGCCTTCTACCTTGCGCAGTCCGGTCGCCCTGGCCCCGTGCTGGTTGACGTGCCGATGGATATCTTCTCTGCGGATCTGAAGGAAGGCTCCTTCTCCAAGACGCCACCACGCCTGAGCAAGCAGGCGATCGATCCGGACTCTGTCGAGTACATCCTCGATGCACTCGCAACGGCAGAGCGCCCCGTGCTCTATGCCGGCGGCGGCGTCATCTCATCCAAGGCGACAAAAGAGCTGCAGGCGCTTGCCGAGGCTCTGGAGCTTCCCGTGGCGCATACGCTGATGGGCAAGGCCTGCATGCCCGAGAAACACCCTTTGCTGATGGGGCAGACCGGTTTCTGGGGCATCCCCGTCTCCAACGAGATGTGCCGCGAGGCCGACCTGATTCTCGCCGTCGGCACACGGCTTGCCGAAGCGAACTCAAGCTCGTGGGAGCCTGAATTTACCTTCGACAGCCCACGCCTGATTCACATCGATATCGACATTCCCGAGATCGGACGGAACTACCAGACGGAGCTCGGCGTCATTGCCGATGCGAAGGTTGCGCTAGCTGAGCTGGCGCGCGCCGCGCAGGGTCGCAAGCACGTTGAGCGGCCCGGCATGCGCGAGCGCATCGCGAAGGCACGTAAGGAGTTCAGTGACCTGTGGGCGGATGAATGGACATCTAACCAGTTTCCGTTGCGACCGGAGCGGATCCTCGCAGAGCTACGCAAGGCTGTCCCCGAAGATGGCTTCATCGTCACGGACGTGGGCTGGAACAAGAACGGTGTCGCGCAACAGTTTGACTTCCCTGTCCCGGGAACGTTCATCACGCCAAGCGGCCTGGCAACCATGGGCTTCGGACCGGCAGCGGTCCTCGGCGTAAAGTTTGCGCAGCCGAACCGCGTAGCACTTGCGCTGATCGGTGACGGCGCCTTCAGCAGCAATCCGGGCATCGTTGCAACGGCCATGGAAGCCGGCCTCGCCTGCATCTGGCTGGTCATGGATAACTCCGCCTTCGGTACCATCGCAGGACTTGAGAAGATGCACTACGGTTGGAGCTTCGGCTGCCTGTTCGAGTGCAACGGTGAGACGTATCACGTCGATTACGCCGCCATTGCTCGTGCCTACGGTGCCCGGGGTGTCGCGATTAAATCTGCAGCGGAGTTAGGGCCAGCGCTGGAAGAAGCAATTGCCTCCGGCATGCCCACCGTCATCCAGGTGCCAATGGAAAATGCACCCACACCGACGCCCGGACATTGGAATATCAATGACATCTACCGCAACGGTCAGTAA
- a CDS encoding tetratricopeptide repeat protein, which produces MPAKTQAVRDKSPFDDVVRNQLQKIIGSKSFRQGDRLQRFLGFIVDESLAGRGDQLKEYPIGVDVFGKSDSFDPRMDPIVRVQARRLRIRLQTYYREEGHADELVIEMPKGGYAPTFRQVDPSPVKHSHPPALVSRNTVAIRAFEDCSPNGTEGAFCRGLASEIVHALSKMDSIVVMDGSSARAESVEDAAVLIGGTVRTAQGMMRITMQMTDTMRGSILWSESIDRRYDDVFALQEEVATTIIRAVMPQLVGAPAGTRSKVGNLAANNMYLQGIYQFNQRTESGLRKAMEYFGKAAEEDPGFAKAYAGMSDAQLLMANYGVAAPTEVWTKTAANASHAVLLDDESSEAHTSLAHIKAIQDWDWVGSEKEFRKAIRLDPRNPVAHHWFAISCLVTLGRLDEALQEMMIAQSLDPVSSIISRDVAQIFHFRREYDRALEQCDHTIEQNPHFSAAYWTLGLVQEQRGELEEAIAAFQRAIELSPPSPRIVGALARTYAILGRRQDALRLLNDLNELSKKRYISPFELALIYFSLGRMDEGFERLELAFQHRCFELITLRIDPRFDDVRDDPRFQALYAQLGLS; this is translated from the coding sequence GTGCCAGCCAAGACCCAAGCCGTGAGAGACAAATCCCCCTTCGATGACGTGGTGCGAAACCAGCTCCAGAAGATCATTGGTAGTAAGTCCTTTCGCCAGGGTGACCGGCTGCAGCGCTTCCTTGGGTTCATCGTGGACGAGTCCCTGGCCGGCCGAGGCGATCAGCTGAAGGAATACCCCATCGGGGTGGATGTTTTTGGCAAGAGCGACAGTTTTGACCCGCGGATGGATCCCATCGTGCGCGTGCAGGCACGGCGTCTTCGCATCCGTCTTCAAACGTATTACCGCGAAGAAGGTCATGCCGACGAGCTGGTCATCGAAATGCCAAAGGGCGGTTACGCGCCCACGTTCCGCCAGGTTGATCCCTCGCCAGTCAAGCATTCGCATCCGCCCGCACTGGTGAGCCGCAACACCGTCGCGATCCGCGCCTTTGAAGACTGCAGCCCGAACGGGACTGAGGGAGCGTTCTGTCGCGGCCTTGCCAGCGAGATCGTGCACGCTCTCTCAAAGATGGATTCCATCGTCGTCATGGATGGTTCCTCGGCGCGTGCTGAGAGCGTTGAGGATGCAGCCGTTCTGATCGGCGGCACGGTGCGCACGGCACAGGGGATGATGCGCATCACCATGCAGATGACCGACACCATGCGTGGCAGCATCCTCTGGTCGGAGTCGATTGATCGGCGCTACGACGACGTTTTTGCTCTTCAGGAAGAAGTGGCCACGACCATCATTCGGGCAGTGATGCCGCAGCTTGTAGGCGCCCCGGCAGGCACGCGATCGAAGGTGGGCAATCTTGCCGCGAACAACATGTACCTGCAGGGCATCTACCAATTTAACCAGCGCACGGAGAGCGGTCTGCGTAAGGCCATGGAGTACTTCGGCAAGGCGGCGGAGGAGGATCCGGGCTTTGCCAAGGCCTACGCGGGCATGTCCGACGCGCAACTACTAATGGCCAACTACGGCGTCGCCGCGCCTACCGAAGTGTGGACCAAGACGGCCGCAAATGCTTCGCACGCCGTGCTGCTTGACGACGAGTCCAGTGAAGCCCATACCTCCCTCGCGCACATCAAGGCTATTCAGGATTGGGACTGGGTTGGCTCGGAGAAAGAATTCCGGAAGGCAATTCGTCTCGATCCGCGAAACCCGGTTGCACACCACTGGTTTGCTATTTCCTGCCTGGTTACGCTTGGCCGGCTGGATGAAGCGTTGCAGGAGATGATGATTGCGCAGAGTCTTGATCCGGTGTCGTCGATCATCTCGCGAGACGTGGCGCAGATTTTTCATTTTCGCCGCGAATACGACCGCGCTCTGGAGCAGTGCGATCACACCATCGAACAGAACCCGCATTTCTCCGCGGCATACTGGACACTGGGTCTGGTGCAGGAGCAACGCGGCGAACTCGAAGAAGCAATCGCCGCCTTCCAGCGCGCGATTGAACTCTCTCCGCCGAGTCCTCGTATCGTCGGTGCGCTGGCGCGGACGTACGCAATCCTGGGCCGCAGGCAGGACGCGTTGCGCCTGCTGAATGACCTGAATGAGTTGTCGAAAAAGCGTTATATCTCGCCCTTCGAACTTGCCCTGATCTACTTCTCACTGGGCCGGATGGATGAAGGGTTTGAGCGGCTCGAACTGGCCTTCCAGCATCGCTGCTTCGAGTTGATCACGCTGCGCATCGACCCGCGTTTCGATGACGTACGCGATGATCCACGGTTTCAGGCCCTGTATGCACAGCTCGGCTTATCGTGA
- a CDS encoding ThuA domain-containing protein produces the protein MAQQSPSGRQGTADLGLSQNGIRQGPGKNSASVGDESYHNNAEPHRKRVLAWIDISNGYQHDSVSHAVATIERLGYETGAYDTFIRTDSHMITKGEVTGSDGQPLLYSKNLNDFDAIFFFGVREIDLTASQRRDLLAFVHEDGKGFVAAHAGATAFFSWPEFGQMLGGRFDEHPWGITDAPVLVEDPKFPGMTNLPSTFHHIDEYYQIKDFSRSNVHVLLRLDVSKLDMTMPLVHHKDADFPLAWAKTYGKGRVYYSALGHDPSTWDDRAIQQMYFEALRWALHLTDAEITPRPFPAAAGTSR, from the coding sequence TTGGCACAACAATCTCCGTCGGGCCGCCAGGGTACGGCCGATCTCGGCTTGAGTCAGAACGGCATCCGCCAGGGCCCGGGTAAGAACTCCGCCAGCGTTGGCGATGAGAGCTATCACAACAATGCAGAGCCGCATCGCAAGCGGGTGTTGGCGTGGATCGATATCAGCAATGGCTATCAGCATGACTCGGTTTCCCATGCGGTCGCGACCATCGAACGCCTTGGATACGAGACCGGCGCCTACGACACCTTCATCCGCACCGACTCACACATGATTACAAAAGGGGAGGTCACGGGGAGCGACGGGCAGCCCCTGCTGTACTCAAAGAACCTGAATGACTTCGACGCCATCTTCTTTTTTGGCGTGCGCGAGATCGATCTGACCGCTTCGCAGAGGCGGGATCTGCTGGCCTTCGTGCATGAGGACGGCAAAGGCTTTGTTGCTGCGCACGCGGGTGCGACTGCTTTCTTCTCATGGCCAGAGTTCGGCCAGATGCTGGGCGGCCGATTCGACGAGCACCCGTGGGGGATCACGGACGCGCCGGTGCTCGTGGAAGATCCGAAGTTCCCCGGCATGACGAATCTGCCGTCCACCTTCCATCACATCGACGAGTACTACCAGATCAAGGATTTTTCACGATCCAATGTGCATGTTCTGCTGCGTCTTGATGTATCGAAGCTGGATATGACGATGCCGTTGGTGCATCACAAGGATGCGGATTTTCCGCTTGCATGGGCGAAGACCTATGGCAAAGGTCGCGTTTATTACTCAGCTTTGGGGCACGATCCCAGCACATGGGATGACCGTGCAATTCAGCAGATGTACTTTGAGGCGCTACGCTGGGCGCTGCATCTTACGGACGCTGAGATCACACCGCGACCATTCCCCGCAGCAGCCGGAACCTCACGATAA
- a CDS encoding Orn/Lys/Arg decarboxylase N-terminal domain-containing protein: MGEKRWVLLIASEVGRTDSVSDRAMERLVEAIGAEGYEVVRTTSPEDGRSLVTSDPSYSAILLDWDLESNSQFEERAALDVIRAVRHRNKKVPIFLIADRTLVSELPLEVVKQVHEYIHLFGDTPAFIASRLDTAIERYHEQLLPPYFRELLKYNDQSAYSWDAPGHMGGVAFLKHPVGQEFHRFFGENLLRSDLGISSAPLGSWLDHIGPPGDSERNAARIFGADWTFYVLGGSSTSNQIVGHGVIAQDDIVLADANCHKSVCHSLTVTGARPVYFKPTRNGYGMIGLVPLKRFSPQNVRELIARSPFSPEARSQQPTYAVITNSTYDGLCYNVNQVVEELKGSVARVHFDEAWYAYAKFHPIYRERYAMGVPRDMEDRPTIFSVQSTHKMLAAFSMGSMVHVKLSDRAPMDFDQFNEAFMMHGTTSPFYPLIASLDVAAAMMDEPAGPTLMIETLADAISFRQAMSSIAHRLRTESENGERWFFGIYQPERVIDPATGESILFEDAEDELLATEPSCWTLKAGDDWHGYADEGSPDDYCMLDPAKVTILTPGVDAKGTIEEWGIPAAVLTEFLDSRRVEIARTGDYTVLVLFSVGTSKGKWGSLLENLFEFKRLYDSEAPLEEALPELVQKYPARYRHMSLKELSDEMHESMIELNLAGLVNAACDEDFDPVLTPSQTYQKLVRNETERIPFTEMPGRIAAVMLVPYPPGIPMSMPGERLGGPDSPVIRLILAMEQFGKRFPGFEREVHGIEVDSDGNYWMRAVIEEGQQATHTPPASLTEPIVGASRLPSRPVRHSTE, translated from the coding sequence ATGGGTGAGAAGCGTTGGGTGTTATTAATTGCGAGCGAGGTCGGTCGTACCGACTCCGTGTCAGACCGTGCCATGGAGCGCCTCGTCGAGGCGATTGGCGCGGAAGGTTACGAGGTGGTCCGCACCACTTCTCCTGAGGACGGTCGTTCGCTTGTAACGTCGGACCCTAGCTACTCCGCCATCCTGCTGGACTGGGATCTTGAGAGCAACTCGCAGTTTGAAGAACGCGCCGCGCTGGATGTCATCCGTGCCGTTCGTCATCGCAACAAGAAGGTTCCCATCTTCCTCATCGCCGACCGCACGCTGGTCAGCGAGCTGCCGCTGGAAGTGGTCAAGCAGGTCCATGAGTACATCCACCTCTTCGGCGATACGCCAGCATTCATTGCATCGCGTCTCGACACCGCCATCGAGCGTTATCACGAACAGTTGCTACCGCCCTACTTCCGTGAACTGCTGAAGTACAACGACCAGTCAGCGTACTCGTGGGACGCGCCTGGCCACATGGGCGGCGTGGCGTTCCTGAAGCACCCCGTCGGGCAGGAGTTCCATCGCTTCTTCGGTGAGAATCTACTGCGCTCAGATCTCGGTATCTCCTCCGCGCCTCTTGGTTCGTGGCTGGATCACATCGGGCCTCCGGGTGACTCCGAACGCAATGCCGCACGCATCTTCGGCGCGGACTGGACGTTCTACGTCCTGGGCGGGTCGAGCACATCGAACCAAATCGTGGGACACGGCGTCATCGCGCAGGACGATATCGTTCTGGCGGATGCGAACTGCCATAAGTCCGTCTGCCACTCGCTGACTGTTACCGGGGCACGGCCCGTGTACTTCAAGCCGACGCGCAACGGCTACGGCATGATCGGCCTGGTGCCGCTGAAGCGCTTCTCACCGCAGAATGTACGCGAGCTGATTGCACGCAGCCCGTTCTCTCCTGAGGCGCGCTCGCAGCAGCCGACCTATGCGGTCATTACCAACTCAACCTACGACGGCCTTTGCTACAACGTGAACCAGGTGGTGGAGGAGCTAAAAGGCTCCGTAGCGCGTGTTCACTTCGACGAGGCGTGGTATGCCTACGCGAAGTTCCACCCCATTTATCGTGAGCGTTACGCCATGGGCGTGCCGCGCGATATGGAAGACCGCCCGACCATCTTCTCTGTGCAGTCCACGCACAAGATGCTGGCAGCGTTCTCCATGGGTTCCATGGTGCACGTGAAGCTGAGCGACCGTGCGCCGATGGACTTCGACCAGTTCAACGAAGCCTTCATGATGCACGGCACCACCTCGCCGTTCTACCCGTTGATCGCATCGCTGGACGTGGCCGCGGCCATGATGGACGAGCCCGCGGGACCGACGCTGATGATCGAAACGCTTGCGGACGCGATCAGCTTCCGCCAGGCGATGAGCTCCATTGCGCACCGCCTGCGTACGGAGTCGGAAAATGGAGAGCGCTGGTTCTTCGGCATCTACCAGCCCGAACGCGTCATTGATCCCGCCACCGGCGAGTCGATCCTGTTTGAAGATGCGGAAGATGAGCTGCTCGCCACCGAACCGAGCTGCTGGACGCTGAAGGCCGGCGACGACTGGCACGGCTATGCGGACGAAGGTTCGCCCGATGACTACTGCATGCTGGACCCGGCCAAGGTCACCATCCTGACGCCGGGCGTGGATGCAAAGGGCACCATTGAAGAGTGGGGCATTCCCGCTGCTGTGCTGACGGAGTTCCTGGATTCTCGACGCGTGGAGATTGCCCGCACCGGCGACTACACGGTTCTGGTGCTCTTCTCGGTCGGCACTTCCAAGGGTAAGTGGGGCAGCCTGCTGGAGAACCTCTTCGAATTCAAGCGGCTGTATGACTCCGAGGCGCCGCTCGAAGAAGCCTTGCCGGAGCTGGTGCAGAAGTACCCTGCCCGGTATCGCCACATGTCGCTGAAGGAACTGTCCGACGAGATGCACGAGTCGATGATCGAGTTGAATCTCGCGGGGCTGGTGAACGCCGCCTGCGACGAGGACTTCGACCCCGTGCTGACACCTTCGCAGACCTACCAGAAGCTGGTGCGCAACGAGACCGAGCGCATCCCCTTTACGGAGATGCCGGGCCGCATTGCCGCCGTAATGCTGGTTCCCTACCCGCCGGGCATCCCCATGTCCATGCCGGGCGAGCGCCTGGGCGGACCGGATTCGCCGGTTATCCGCCTGATCCTGGCCATGGAGCAGTTCGGCAAGCGCTTCCCTGGCTTCGAACGCGAGGTTCATGGCATCGAGGTCGATAGCGATGGCAATTACTGGATGCGCGCCGTTATCGAAGAGGGGCAACAGGCAACACACACACCGCCTGCTTCACTGACTGAGCCGATCGTGGGAGCTTCGCGGCTGCCGAGCCGCCCCGTACGGCACTCAACCGAATGA